GACTGGCCACACCCTGGGCCCGCGCCGCACGTGCCACCGGCCGCCGCTCGATCGTCGCGCCCGTCGTGGGTGGCGCGCGGTGAACTTCGTCGATCGGGCGATCTCCTACGTGTTGACGGTCGACAACTGGACCGGACCGGTCGGGCTCGCGGCCCGCATCCTCGAGCACCTCGAATACACCGCCATCGCCGTGGGCGCCTCGGCGCTGATCGCCGTTCCCGTCGGGCTCGTGATCGGGCACACCGGCCGCGGCACCCTGTTCGTGGTGGGTGCCGTCAACGGGCTGCGCTCCCTGCCGACGCTGGGCGTGCTGCTATTCGGGACGCTGCTGTTCGGGCTCGGCCTGGGGCCGTCGCTGGTGGCCCTGATGCCGCTGGGCGTGCCGGCGCTGTTGGCCGGCACGTATGCGGGGATCGCCAATGTCGACCCGACGGTCGTCGACGCCGCCCGGGCGATGGGCATGACCGAGGCCCAGGTGCTGTTGCGCGTCGAGGTGCCCAATGCGCTGCCGTTGATGCTGGGCGGGTTGCGCAACGCGACGCTGCAGGTGGTCGCCACCGCAACGGTCGCCGCCTATGCCAGCCTCGGCGGTTTGGGGCGATACCTGATCGACGGGATCAAGGAACGGGAGTTTCATCTGGCCCTGGTCGGGGCGCTGATGGTGGCCGCATTGGCGCTGGTGCTCGACGGGCTGCTGGCGTCACTGGTGTGGGCGTCGGTGCCCGGCACCGGTCGGCTGCGACGCACTTACCGGACACGTCCGCAGCGCTTCGCGGGGACGTCTTACGGTAGATGAGTGAACGCAGCCCCCTCCGACCCGTCTCGCCGCGTGTGGCAGGCGATGCTCACCTGGCGCGCGCAGGACGTCTCCCGGATGGAATCGGTACGACTCCAGGTGTCCGGCAAGAGAATCAAGGCCAACGGCCGCATCGTCGCGGCCGCGACCGAGGCCAACCCGGCGTTCGGCGCCTACTACGACCTGTTGACCGATGAAACCGGCGCCACCAAGCGGCTCGGGATGACCGTCACGCTGGCCGAGCGCGAACGCGTCTTCTCCTTTGCCCGCGACGAAGAGAACATGTGGTTGGTCACCGACCACCAGGGCGAGCACCGCGCGGCCTACAACGGCGCCCTGGACGTCGACGTCGAATTCAGCCCCTTCTTCAACGCGCTGCCGATCCGGCGGCTCGGCCTCCACGAGCAGGCGGCGTCGGTCACGCTGCCCGTCGTCTACGTGAACGTGCCGGAGATGTCCATCATCGCGGACACGGTGAGCTACAGCAGTGCGGGCAGTCGCGGCGAGATCAAGGTGCACACACCGATCGCCGACACCACGGTGAGCGTCGACGACGAAGGATTCATCGTCGACTATCCAGGCTTGGCAGAGCGGATCTGATCACCCCGCCCGCACGTCCCGCGGCGGCTAATTCCTGACGCCAGTTCTCCGCGCCGACGACGACGTGGAAGATGTCGGTGCGCGGGAAGCTGTCGTAACGCGTTCGCGCGGCATGGCCCGCTTCGATGAGATCGGCGACCGAGTTGTGGTGCGCCAGCGAGTCGCGGGCGCGGCTCAGCAGTTCGATGACGCGGTCGGCCGTCGGCACCAGTTGGTCGCAGTTGCCCTCGCACATCGCCCGCACCAGATCCGGGGCGGTGCCCGCCACCCGGGTGCCGTCGCGGAAAGACCCGGCGGCCAACGCGAATGCCAACGGGACGTCCCCGGCGACGACCGCCAGAGCCTCGGCGAGCAGGTGGGGCAGATGCGAGATGGCGGCCGCGGCTGCGTCGTGTTCGTCGGATCTGGCCGGCACCACCACCGCGCCGCAGTCCAGCGCCAACGTCATGACCATCGACCAGATCGTCGGGTCGACGTGATCGTCGACGCTCACCACCCACGGCGCCCCGGCGAACAACCCGGCATAGCCGGCGCTCCAGCCCGAATGCGCGGTGCCCGCCATCGGGTGGCCCCCGACGAAGCGTTCCTGCAGACCCGCCGCGACGACCTCGTCGAGCACCGCCTTTTTGACGCTGGTGACGTCGGTCAACGGGCACGCCGGGGCCGTGTTCTTGATGTGGGCGAGCATGCCCGCCATCGCCGGCATCGGTACGGCCAGCACGATCAGTGCGGCTGAGTCGGCGGCGCGGCTCAGGGTCGCGGTCAGGTCCGTGGTGACGTCGAAGCCGTCGGCGGCCGCGGCCTGCGCGCCCTCCACCGAGCGGTTGTAGCCGAACACGTCCCGGCCGGCCGCCGTGGCGGCCCGCATGATCGAGCCACCGATCAGCCCCAGCCCGAGCACACACACCGGTGTCTTTGAAGAAGGGCTTGCCACATTCCAAGGTTGGCACATCTGCTCGGAAACGTCGTTGTCAGATGTCGCCCCTACCAGGCTCCATCTGGTCAGGGGCCTGGTCAGGGACTACCGTAAGCGGCCATGGGAGCAACTCGGGCCTCTGCCCAGGGCCTGTCCGCGGATACGCCGGACGGCTTCGGCGTCGCGGTCGTGCGCGAAGAAGGACAGTGGCGCTGTGCTCCGATGGCCCGCAAATCCCTGACGAGCCTGGCGGCCGCCGAGACGGAGCTGCGTGAATTGCGCAGCGCCGGGGCGGTCTTCGGCCTGCTCGACGTCGACGACGAGTTCTTCGTCATCGTGCGGCCTGCGCCCTCGGGGACGCGGCTGCTGCTCTCGGACGCCACCGCCGCGCTGGACTACGACATCGCCGCGGAAGTGCTCGACAAGCTCGACGCCGACATCGATCCCGATGACCTCGAGGATTCCGATCCCTTCGAAGAGGGCGACCTGGGGCTGCTGTCCGACATCGGGCTGCCCGAGGCGGTCTTGGGGGTCATCCTTGACGAGACCGACCTGTACGCCGACGAGCAGCTGGGCCGCATCGCCCGCGAGATGGGCTTCGCCGATCAGCTGTCGGCGGTGATCGACCGCCTCGGTCGGTGATCGCAAGCGCGGCGGAGCCGGGCGCAGCGGGTCGCCACCGCTGATGGAGCCGGGCGCAGCGGGTCGCCGCCATCAGGGATCGGTCGGTGAGGTGAATGACGAGGAGCTGATCCGCTCCGCACTGTCGGTCGCCGCGACGGCGGGTCCCCGCGATGTGCCCATCGGCGCGGTCGTGATCAGCGCCGACGGAACCGAGCTGGCCCGCGCCGTGAATGCCCGCGAGGCCCTGGGCGACCCGACGGCCCACGCCGAGATCCTCGCGCTGCGGGCGGCCGCCGAGGTGCTCGGCAACGGGTGGCGGCTCGAGGGCGCCACGCTGGCCGTCACCGTCGAACCGTGCACCATGTGCGCGGGTGCGCTGGTGCTGTCGCGCATCGGTCGGCTGGTGTTCGGCGCCTGGGAGCCCAAGACGGGAGCGGTCGGATCGCTGTGGGATGTGGTCCGCGACCGGCGACTCAATCATCGCCCGGAAGTGCGCGGCGGCGTGCTGGCGCAGGAGTGCGCGGCGCCGCTGGAGGCCTTCTTCGCCCGCCAGCGATTGGGGTGAGGGGCATGCGGTTCGGTAAGCTGCTCGGCGGTGGCGTGTCCGAGCGGCCTAAGGAGCACGCCTCGAAAGCGTGTGACGGCTAAAACCGTCCGAGGGTTCAAATCCCTCCGCCACCGCCAAAAACTACCGGCGAGAAATCGCAGGTAGGCAGTACTTGTGTGATGCGCCCACCGTTTCGAGCGCCACCATCGATTGGTGCTGAATGCTTTGGAGCACTAATTTTCCTCAGGTGACCTTTTCAGCTGCTGGCGCGCTCGCGCGGTGGATCACCCCCTTCCTGACGATTACAGCCGTCACCGGCATGGGTCTTGTCGCCGATCCGGGGCAGGTCCGTCCCGCCCCGACGGTGCGTTTGGCCGCCGATGGCAACCCATTGGACGGGGCGCCGTTCTACGTGAATCCCACGTCGGCGGCCATGCGCGCTGCGCAGCATGCCGATCCGCCGAGCGCCGAACTGACCGCGATCGCCAACACGCCGCAGGCGTACTGGATCGTGCCGGGCGGTTCCGCGGGAACGGTCGGGAAGTATGTCGGCGACGCGGCCGCCGCCGGCGCCATCCCGGTCCTGGCGATCTATGGAATCCCCCATCGCGACTGCGGCAGCTTCGCTGCGGGTGGCATGGGCTCGGGCGCCGACTACCGGAGCTGGATCGATGGCATCGCCGGCGGGGTGGGCACCTCGCGGGTGGCCATCATCGTCGAACCCGATGCGCTCGCCATGGCCGACTGCCTCTCGGGTGATCAGCGCCAAGAGCGGTTCGACCTGGTTCGCTACGCCGTCGACACGCTGACCAAGGATCCGAACGCGGCGGTATACGTCGATGCGGGCCACCTGCGTTGGCACAGTGCCGAGGACATGGCCGCCAGGCTCAACCAGGCCGGCGTCGGCCACGCGCGGGGCTTCAGCGTCAACACCGCGAACTTCTTCACCACCGATGACGAAATCGGTTACGGCGAAGCGATTTCGGGGCTCACCAATGGTTCGCACTACGTGATCGACACGTCCCGCAACGGTGCCGGACCCGCACCCGACTCCGAGCTCAACTGGTGCAATCCCAGCGGCCGCGCGTTGGGCGCCGCGCCCACCGCCGCTACCGCGGGCGCACATGCCGACGCCTACTTGTGGATCAAGCGTCCCGGCGAATCCGACGGAACGTGCGGCAAGGGTGATCCGCCGGCGGGCAACTTCGTGAATCAGTACGCCATTGATCTGGCCCACAACACCGGCCACTAGCAGGGCCTTTGGCCTGTCCTCGCCGTCGGCAGCTGCCGAACGGATTTGGGATTCGCGACCTTTGATGGTTGCGACTGGGTAACATTTCGTTATCGAAATCAGATAAGCCAGTATGCGGTACGAGGCAAACATGACGAGGAAAGTGGCGTTCTTCGCGGTCTTCTCGATCTGCACTGCCTTCATCACTGTTTCCGGTGCGGCTGGGCCCGTTGCGCACGCCGACGACGCGGGGACCGCGGTATACAACGGCATCAACCAGCTCCGCCAGGCGTGCGGGCCGATCAGCGACGACCCGCGTTTGACGGAAGCGGCCCAGCGGCACGCCGACGACATGCTGCGCACCGGCGTAAGCGGGCACATCGGCTCGGACGGCACGTCACCGCAGGCGCGGATCGCGCAGGCGGGCTACCGGAGCCGTTCCACGGGTGAAATCGTCTTCTGGGGCACCGGATCCGCGGCGAATCCCCGTGAGGCCCTGGACATGTGGATGCAAAGCCCCCCACACCGGGCGATCATCCTGAATTGCGCATTCAACGCGGGCGGCTTCGCCACCGCACGGGACGGCAACAAAATGACCGTGGTCGGTGACTTCGCGGCTTCGTAATCCCTTTTAGCTCAAGCGGTTTCGGATCGTCACCGTCGGCACTCACACGTGGGGAAGCCAGCCGGAGCCATGCGGTGACAGCACGAAGCCACGGCCTTGCGGGTCTTTGCATGCGGTCGTGCCTGAGTTATCGACCCCGCAGATGATGCCGTCGACTGTGATGGAATGCAGCGGAGGAAGTGTTTTGATTGGTTGTCCGCCAATCACCTTGGATTGTTCGCCCTCGTTCGTCTGCTTTAGGCCCGATGTTGTCCCTATCCAGTTCACTCCCGTGATTCCGGCGGCGGGATTTGACGGCGCTGGCGGTATCGCGGGCAAATTATTACCCCTACACAGTGCTTCATTGGCAATAAAACTGCAGATGATGCCATCTGGAGTAAGGAAATAGACCGTTGGCAGGGGTGGCCGGCCGGGGTTGGGAACGTCGATCGCGTAGTCGCGGACGTTCACGGGGGCGTCTGCGCTTAGGTCTGGGAAGTATGGAGGGTCCGCATGGGCTTCGACCGGCACGAGCAGAGCAAGGCCGCCGAGCGCTCCAATCCAGGGGAGCTTGTTAACGCCCATATCGTTCCTCTCGGTTCAAGCAGCGCGCAATGTCATCTGCCGTCCGTATTGCACTCGAAGGCAACACCTTCCGAACTTCCAGGTTTGAGCGAGAACGGCAGGAGACTTCCCATTCAACTGTGAGATGCAGCCGCGTCTCTCCGACATAGTCGAACTTTCAAAAAGCCACGCTGCCAGAGGGTTTGAGCACGAATCCGTGCTGGCCGCGTGTGGTGTCCAGGCATGCGACGAGGTGGTCTGACCCTACTGCACATGTCGCATTTAGGGCGGTCACCTTCTGTCCGACATTTAAAAGCTTTCCGTGTGAGAATTGCGCGCCACACGCTTCGCCTGTCCGGCTCAACCCGTAGGCCGGCCCCATACCGGCCGCCGCTGCTCTGCCAACAACGCACGATCCGTTGTCCATTCCCGGAAACTCGCCATTGCAAGTAATCCCTTGCCCGGCCCACGCCGGTATAA
The sequence above is drawn from the Mycobacterium marseillense genome and encodes:
- a CDS encoding ABC transporter permease, with the translated sequence MNFVDRAISYVLTVDNWTGPVGLAARILEHLEYTAIAVGASALIAVPVGLVIGHTGRGTLFVVGAVNGLRSLPTLGVLLFGTLLFGLGLGPSLVALMPLGVPALLAGTYAGIANVDPTVVDAARAMGMTEAQVLLRVEVPNALPLMLGGLRNATLQVVATATVAAYASLGGLGRYLIDGIKEREFHLALVGALMVAALALVLDGLLASLVWASVPGTGRLRRTYRTRPQRFAGTSYGR
- a CDS encoding glycoside hydrolase family 6 protein, coding for MTFSAAGALARWITPFLTITAVTGMGLVADPGQVRPAPTVRLAADGNPLDGAPFYVNPTSAAMRAAQHADPPSAELTAIANTPQAYWIVPGGSAGTVGKYVGDAAAAGAIPVLAIYGIPHRDCGSFAAGGMGSGADYRSWIDGIAGGVGTSRVAIIVEPDALAMADCLSGDQRQERFDLVRYAVDTLTKDPNAAVYVDAGHLRWHSAEDMAARLNQAGVGHARGFSVNTANFFTTDDEIGYGEAISGLTNGSHYVIDTSRNGAGPAPDSELNWCNPSGRALGAAPTAATAGAHADAYLWIKRPGESDGTCGKGDPPAGNFVNQYAIDLAHNTGH
- a CDS encoding nucleoside deaminase; this encodes MEPGAAGRRHQGSVGEVNDEELIRSALSVAATAGPRDVPIGAVVISADGTELARAVNAREALGDPTAHAEILALRAAAEVLGNGWRLEGATLAVTVEPCTMCAGALVLSRIGRLVFGAWEPKTGAVGSLWDVVRDRRLNHRPEVRGGVLAQECAAPLEAFFARQRLG
- a CDS encoding tRNA adenosine deaminase-associated protein — its product is MGATRASAQGLSADTPDGFGVAVVREEGQWRCAPMARKSLTSLAAAETELRELRSAGAVFGLLDVDDEFFVIVRPAPSGTRLLLSDATAALDYDIAAEVLDKLDADIDPDDLEDSDPFEEGDLGLLSDIGLPEAVLGVILDETDLYADEQLGRIAREMGFADQLSAVIDRLGR
- a CDS encoding prephenate dehydrogenase, whose amino-acid sequence is MCVLGLGLIGGSIMRAATAAGRDVFGYNRSVEGAQAAAADGFDVTTDLTATLSRAADSAALIVLAVPMPAMAGMLAHIKNTAPACPLTDVTSVKKAVLDEVVAAGLQERFVGGHPMAGTAHSGWSAGYAGLFAGAPWVVSVDDHVDPTIWSMVMTLALDCGAVVVPARSDEHDAAAAAISHLPHLLAEALAVVAGDVPLAFALAAGSFRDGTRVAGTAPDLVRAMCEGNCDQLVPTADRVIELLSRARDSLAHHNSVADLIEAGHAARTRYDSFPRTDIFHVVVGAENWRQELAAAGRAGGVIRSALPSLDSRR
- a CDS encoding putative glycolipid-binding domain-containing protein, which gives rise to MNAAPSDPSRRVWQAMLTWRAQDVSRMESVRLQVSGKRIKANGRIVAAATEANPAFGAYYDLLTDETGATKRLGMTVTLAERERVFSFARDEENMWLVTDHQGEHRAAYNGALDVDVEFSPFFNALPIRRLGLHEQAASVTLPVVYVNVPEMSIIADTVSYSSAGSRGEIKVHTPIADTTVSVDDEGFIVDYPGLAERI
- a CDS encoding CAP domain-containing protein, translating into MTRKVAFFAVFSICTAFITVSGAAGPVAHADDAGTAVYNGINQLRQACGPISDDPRLTEAAQRHADDMLRTGVSGHIGSDGTSPQARIAQAGYRSRSTGEIVFWGTGSAANPREALDMWMQSPPHRAIILNCAFNAGGFATARDGNKMTVVGDFAAS